A segment of the Marmota flaviventris isolate mMarFla1 chromosome 2, mMarFla1.hap1, whole genome shotgun sequence genome:
TTGTTCAGATAAATTACATAATTTGGTATTAGAAGATTGTTTGATGGTGTGCTTAATAATTTACTTTCTATAATTCCccaattataaaatataacttattctcATGACTCTTATGCACATCCCAGGTAATGTAACACCCTTTCtttaattgtttgttttctgCATCTTACATTATTAacattatatatgtttttatatattttccctttgTATCAGACCAAACTTAGAAACACACAGTTTCTAAGTTCCAGAGTATACAAGAAGGTCAGTAAGATAAATCTGTCACTCAAGAGTGCTGCCTGTAGCTTTGGTGTGTGATACATTGGAACTCTTCCTTTCTTATCAGCTGTATACTTTTCTTCTAAAGCAACATATCTAGTCCTTCCTTAGGAgaaatccatttttctttctgggtCATATTTGTAGCTATTCCATTCCATGATTGGACTATCAAATATTTACATTACAATCTCCAGCATTCACAAAGATCTCCTATGTGCTCAGATCATattcaaaatctttttcttttcttttttctctctttctctctttttttttttttttttttttttttgtactagagatgaAACTcaggatgtttaaccactgaatcacattctcagactttttattttgaaacaagttcttgctgagttgcttagggcctcactaagttactgagactggctttgaacttgtaatccacctgcctcagtctcctgagccactatGATTATAAGCAAGTGCCACCTTTCCTGGCctgatttgaaatattttgagagaaaaaatCAACAGGATTTGGTGACTGATTGTATATGAGAGGTGACAGAATTAAGAAGGTACCTTGAATGACTTTCAGGTCTCTGGCTTTAGCAAATGCTAAATGGATAGTGAAGGAAAGTGTAACTATTCACCAAGAATCTAATATAAAGAAGGAGGAGACCTTACAAAGAAAAGACAGAATAGGAACTTCTGAGCAAAATGGTGATTATAGGTTTGAAAACCTAGGAGGATACCTGACTAGAGAAAGATACAAGACAAGTTGAGATTAATGGGAAATAAgccaaatataataataaataagccaAAAATAATGCTAAATATAGCCAAATTTGTAAATTTGGTCAGAGTCACACAAGACTCTGCCTAGTGATGTTTAGATTGGGGACTCAGTGACATTCATAAATTGAATAAATGAGTGTTTTGTTAGAGGATTAACAAATTTGTAATTTCTTCAaccattaattcattcaagtaTCTACTGTGCACCAAAACTGAATCATCTGAGAATATCAAAATAAGTACATTACTTATAAATTATGGAAGTTTTCAATCCAAATGGAAACACATAAACccatgatttgatcattatagCATATATGTACCtgtaaataaatacttaatatgCTATGGAATTATTAAATGGAATTTATCTTATATGTAATCTGGTTTTGCCTTGATTACTTCAATATGTGgtagacataaaaaaaaatagccaaaatcTTTATCTCTAAAAATGAAAGCACTCTATATTCATTGCTCtaattactaattttttaaaatcactgtaAGCTCACTTTATGAGTCAAATGTACTATGATGTATATGAAAGAATGATAATTATAGTGGTGATTGTGAAAGAAAACCAGCAACAATCTCAGGTGTGGATTAAATCTGTAGTCTAGAAGGTGATGCAGCTATTGAATTGATCATATAgagatatattttcaaaatataaaaaaactaaaatattataatatgttTTAAAGCAGGTTATAAAGCAATGCATTTTGAAAAACCATTTTAACTTTCAAAGAAAAGATGAATGCAGTagagttaaaatttattttctttgagatgtgggattattttattttttatttgtatatatattttaatattaattataaaattttattttaagtaattttaacattgtaatattaatacatttaaataacaaaacataagtagcattttaaattatttgaaatgtgcTGAATAATGTGATGTTAATAAATGTCCTTGTTTATTGAggtttattgaatattttatatgtctattaaatatatatatattgtgtaacatcaaagtgaaagaaaatatcatttcTGTTCAGCAATCTTTAGCAACATTTAGAGCTCTgttatatttgcttatttgtccATTGGACTTCTAATAACTGACCTTACAAATTTATACAGATTCCCAATTTCCTGCAGCAGTTGGAATAGCAGTCAAATGACAGAACTGTCATCTGTAATATGTAGATAGCATAGGATTGAAGTTTTATAGTGGaacaatatattttgaaacaagtCATTTATCTCAATAAAACATTCAtggtaaaattatataaaatgctgttatttatttaaaggTAATAGAGATTCTATTGATAAATTagcttaaaataaaagtatgaagGCATATTCTAAGGTAACTAGTAACTCCATGCTCTCTAGCAGAATATTGTTCTGAACTTCCGCCTAGTTTCTGTGTTGAGACTTACAGGTTATTAATATAccatgaaagaaaattattctgaTATGAACAACTCAGAGTATGTAATGGACATTCACAGCCCTAGAGTACCTAAGAATTATACCAAGTACCTTCCACATGTGGAgagatgtcccccaaaaaagTAGTTATTCCAATTCAccactgtttatttaaaaaaaaaatgtgttggggttggagctggggatgtggctcagtggcagagcgcttgccttacaggtgtgaggcattgggttcaaacttcagcaccacataaaaaataaattaataaacaaagatattgtgtgtccatctacaattaattGGAAATTAACCAGGGGGGCTTGCAAACTGGAAGCACTCTTCAGCCTTTCATATACTTCTGAGTTTTCAAAATTTCAGAGGGAAGAAGGGATCTTTTTAAATCTCATTCAttgaaaacaaaaccccaaataataTAAAGATTCTATTGTTTTGAATCTAGACTTACTGAAATTTGGGTTCATTGGGAATGTTAATTAATTGTTGCTTTTAAATAAGAGCTAGGAAACAATGGACGCATTATTCCAAAGTAATTGCCAAATAGCCAACAGATGTATCTTGATAATAGGTTTCCTCCAAGATGGTATAATGGTGTTTTTGATCTTCTCTGCAGCTCTTGGATTCATGAACGATTCAAAGACAAGCACTGTGACCACGTTTGTCCTCCTCGGCTTCCCTGGATGCCAGGAGATGAAGAGTTTCCTCTTTTCGCTGTTCTTTGGGGTCTATGTATTTACCATAATGGGAAATGGGACCATCATCTATGCAGTGAGCCTGGACAGACAGCTCCATACCCCGATGTACATTCTGCTAGCGAACTTTGCTTTCCTTGAAATCTGCTATATCACTTCCACTGTGCCCAATATGTTGGTCAATTTCCTCTCAGAGACAAAATCTATCTCTTCTGTTAGCTGTTTCCTCCAGTTCTACTTTTTTACTTCCCTGGGTACAACCGAAACATACTTCCTCTGCATCATGGCATATGATCGCTACCTGGCTATTTGCCGTCCATTGCACTACCCAACCATCATGACCCCACGCCTGTGCTATATTTTGATTTCTCTGTGCTGGGTGTTTGGGTTCCTCAGTTACTCTGTCTCCACTGTGCAACTCTCTCAATTGTCTTTCTGTGGATCCAACATCATTGATCACTTTATGTGTGACATGGACCCTCTGATAGCTCTGTCTTGTGCTCCAGCTTCTATCACTGAGATTGTTTTCTATACCCTGAGCTCCCTCATTATCATCCTCACCCTTCTGTACATCCTGGGCTCCTACACTCTTTTACTGATAGCTGTTTTAAAAGTCCCGTCAGCAGCTGGCCGGCGGAAAGCCTTTTCTACCTGCGGATCACATCTGACGGTGGTGTGTTTATTTTTTGGAGCCCTCCTGGCAATGTATGTGAGCCCCACAGCCAATAACCCAGCTGCAATGCAGAAGATCATGACTTTGTTTTATTCGGTGGTGACTCCCTTCTTAAACCCTCTGATTTACAGTTTACGAAACAAGGAGATGAAGGCTGCGCTGAAGAAAGTCCTGAGGATACAATAAGCATAAAGCAAAATCAATCTATGTGAGACCAAGCAAACCACTGACCAGACACAAAAGATGAGTTAAGAAGACTTGATTTTCTGCAACCATTTCTCAATACACACTGAGAAGATGTCTTCTCAGAAGAGTCCCTCATTGTTTTACTCCACAACTAACCTGACAGAGCTAAACCACATTGGAGTCTTATTACATTCCAGATGTAACAACCACATTTTCAAGTTGGGTAACTGCAGCAGATGATATATGAGGACATTTTATCCATCTTTCTTATACTGTTTTAGTTTGGATTATTAGGGGTTTGTGGCAAAAGGTAGAGGGCAGTAGTCCTAGCTGAATCATCATGGGTATACTTAAGGCATATTTAAGACAGCCAATACcttctaaacaacttagcaagaccctcagaataaaacattttaaaaaaggaggagggggctagagatgtggctcagtggttaagcgccactgggttcaatctctagtacaaaaaaaaaaaagtgaataaggAATCAAAATTGAGTGCCTAATAGATGCAGAGCTAAAGGATTTAACAATTTTCTTGTCCCTTGGCTCTTTATGGTAGATAGGCTTCCAGTCTAGGAAAGGCTGAAAGTTTCATGCTTTTGAAAGTGGCTTTATGTGTAATGGtgattcaataaataataattgagtacctactatgttcTAAGTGTTTTTCTAGAGAGACTAAAGATATGTTATGaaaacaaatggtcaaaaaaacACTACCTAATGGAGTTTACATTCTACTAGAGGATAGATGGCtaataaaaatgtaagtaaaatatATAGCATGTCAGAGAGTTCTAAGTGCTTTGCAGAAAGGGGAAAGAGAACAGGAAATGTGGGAGAAAGAGCAGAAATGTTTAATAGAATGATCAAGAAAGGGTACCCTGAGAAGATAACATTTACGCAAATGGATAAAGGACACCATGGAGAGAGCCATGTAGACAGCTGAAGAGACAGCATGCCAAGCAGAGGGAAGCAAGCGTCCCTTAAGATCCTGAGGTGGGATTTTGTTCAGGCATCAGCAAGGAAGTTGGTTTGCTTAAGTAGAAAAATTAAGAGGAGGGGTATTGAACAGAAGTTACAAAGTGGACAGGTGGTCAAGTTTTGTAGGACTTTTTAAACCATAGtaagaacttttttttcaattattgttgtatgtatttatgggatACAAACTGATGCTATGATTAATGAATACAATGTTGAATATTTAAATTGAGCTAATTAAAATATCCatcattttaaatacttatttttgtggtgagaacatttgaaatttatccTCTTACtctaagtgaaatacaaaataggactgaagatgtggctcagtggttgagtgttcctgagttcaatccccagtacccaaaaattaaaaataaaaaaaattatccttttagcaattttgaaatgtttgATACATTATTACTATACTCACTGCACTGCATACACTGCAGtatgtctcaaaaagaaaacacttatTGCTCCTATCTAATTAAGGCTCTGTACCCTTTGACCATCATCTGCCCATTTCTTCTCCATCCTCTTAGTCCTTGATAACTACCATTGTACTCTCTACTTCTTTGAGTTTCAatattttagattccacacaCAGGTgagaatatgcagtatttgttCTGTGCTTTATTGGACCTAACATGTTTTTCAATTCCTTCCATATTatcacaaataaaaaagaaactactgcattttaaaactgcattgtaatccaccttttctttatccattcatctgatgacAGACATCTAAGTCGATTCTATAAAAAGACTATTATAAATTATGCTGCAATGGATTTGGGAATGTATCTTCAACatacttatttaaaatcttttgtgtatatacccagaaatgagactgctggatcatatagtaactCTAATTTTGGTTTTCTGAGGAACTTCCACACATTTTCCCACAAAGGTTGTGTTAATTCAATGCCCAATGAGCAAGGATTCCATTTTCTTGATATATTTGCCAATgcttatcttttgtcttttttgataaTAGACATTCTTACAGATATAAGGTGAAATATCACTGTGGTTATAATAATTATAGATGTTGAGtgtttttccatatatttgttggtaaTGTGTATGTGTTCTCTAGAGAAAAGTCTCCTCGGATACCTTGTTCAtcttttaattggattatttggtttctttcatttagttgcttgagttccttatatttttggatattaaccTTATTAGATGTATggattgtgaatattttctcttcataGGTTAaatcttcattctgttgattgtttccttcactgtgaaaaagatttttattgttatgtaatgccataaaattatttgttctttttttccctaaatttagTGCGTGTTTAAAGAGCTAAAATCACAATCCAAATAATCAGGTTTTTCTGGTctgaaaggaaacattttttaaaaaatatccaaaaggaaaagtgataattaaaaaaaaacttgaacatgaaaaaaaaagaggattattacttttaaaaaaaaatcctctcattTGAACAAATTCAATCATTCTTTGTTGGAGCTGAATTATATGTaattgtctatttttgttttgttttctgagcttTGGAGGTTATagttacgtgtgtgtgtgtgtgtgtgtgtgtgtgttgtgctgggattgaacccagagccttatgcattcAAGGCAGGCACTAtacccaactgagctatatccccagcccttgaagtttttaaagatttaaaaaatcactgcCCAGACCAATGTTGAGTAGTTTTCCACCTATATTTTCCTTATAGTCATTTTATGGTTTGGGGTCTTATATTgaagtctttaattcattttgcatttatttttttaatatttttaatgtatatggacacaatatctttattccacttattcattttgtttctgttgtgctgaggattgaacccagtgctttacacatgcaaggcaagtactcaaccactgagccacaaccccagccccttgcatTGATTATTGTACATGGAGTGAGATAAAGGTCAAGTCTCATTCCCTTGCATagggatatccagttttccagcacatttattgaagagattgtccTTTTCTCAGTGTGTACACTTAGCACCTTTATGGACCATGTGCATTTACTTATGTAAGTGCATGGGTTCCTCTCTAAGCTTCCTACTCTGTTCCTTTGATGGAtgagtttatttttatgctaGTACATTGCTGTCTCAGTGACTATCATTTGTAGTATAGCTTGAAATCAGGTTGTGTGATGCCtgcagctttgttctttttgttcattaTTGCCTTAACTCTTCAAAGTTTTTGTGATTAGTCAAGGGTTTAACtgaattttagaattgctttctctatttctataaaaaatgacattagactttttaaaattatttaaattgatacataaaattcTACACATTTATAGGGTACTATGTGATATTTTGATGCATGTATACATGTAAAATGATTCAGTCCTGGTAAATATACTTATCTCCttgaacatttatcatttcttaatggtgaaaacattcaaatatttatatatgaactaCAAGAAAAGATTAGTCTGTTTCCATTCTTGGCTATTATCCATAGTGCTGTAATGAACATAGCATTACAGGTATCTccttgacatactgatttcatttcctttggatatatatccaggAGTGGAATTGCAGGACCATAAAGTAGTTCTGGTTTTCATTTGGTGAGGAAATGAActcttttccat
Coding sequences within it:
- the LOC114087903 gene encoding olfactory receptor 11H4-like, with product MNDSKTSTVTTFVLLGFPGCQEMKSFLFSLFFGVYVFTIMGNGTIIYAVSLDRQLHTPMYILLANFAFLEICYITSTVPNMLVNFLSETKSISSVSCFLQFYFFTSLGTTETYFLCIMAYDRYLAICRPLHYPTIMTPRLCYILISLCWVFGFLSYSVSTVQLSQLSFCGSNIIDHFMCDMDPLIALSCAPASITEIVFYTLSSLIIILTLLYILGSYTLLLIAVLKVPSAAGRRKAFSTCGSHLTVVCLFFGALLAMYVSPTANNPAAMQKIMTLFYSVVTPFLNPLIYSLRNKEMKAALKKVLRIQ